A stretch of DNA from Bacillus alveayuensis:
TATGCTCTCAAACACGCGAAACTTTATAGCAAAAAACACATCATTTTTGTAGTCCCCTATACAACTATTATTGAACAAAACGCAGAAGAAGTTAGAAAAATATTAAAAGATGATGCCAATATATTAGAGCATCATTCAAACGTTATTGAAGATATAGATGATGATGAAAATCAAGATGGCTTGATTAGTGTGCAACAAAAATTAAAATTAGCCAAAGATAATTGGGATTCACCAATTATTTTTACAACGATTGTACAATTTTTGAACGTTTTTTACGCAAATGGGAGTAGAAATATTAGGAGGCTTCATAATTTAAGTCATTCAGTGATTATTTTTGATGAAGTGCAAAAAGTTCCTATTTCATGTGTATCTCTATTTAATCAGGCACTAAACTTTTTAAAAACTTATGGTTGCTCCAGCATCGTGCTTTGCACTGCAACTCAACCAGCATTAGACTTCGTTGAGCATAAATTAGAAATAAATACGGATGCGGAAATGGTCAAAAACCTAGATTATGTAATTAATGCATTTAAACAGGTGGAAATCATTGATAAGGCAACAAATGAAACATTTAATAATGAAAAACTCTCCAATTTTATTGAGGCAAAAATAAGTGAAGTACAAAGTGTGTTAGTTATTTTAAATACGAAATCAGTTGTGAAAGATCTGTATACTCAATTGAAAATGAAGAAGTTAAATTTACCAATTTATCATTTGAGTACATCAATGTGTGCTGCTCATCGTAATAAAATATTAGGTGAAATAAAAGATCATCTGAAAGAGGGTAATAAAGTAATTTGTGTAAGCACCCAACTGATTGAAGCGGGGGTAGATGTTAGTTTCGATTGTGTGATTCGTTCATTAGCAGGATTAGATTCCATTGCACAAGCTGCAGGCAGATGCAATCGGCACGGTGAAAAGGACATACAAAATGTTTATGTTATAGACCATGAGGAAGAAAAATTGGATCGTTTAAAAGAAATAAAAGTTGGAAAACAAGTGTCAAAAAGAATTTTTATTGATATAAGTCGTGACCAAACAAATCATGGCGGGAATATCTTATCTATGCAAGCTATGGAAAGGTACTTTAAAGAGTATTATACTGAACTTGAATCAAATTTGAATTATTTTATACCGAAATTGAAAAAAGAAATGATTGAACTATTGATGTCCAATAAGAAAAATAGTACTTATTATCAAGCCTATTATCAAAAGAATAATAAATTGCCTCCATTATTTTTAGTAAACAGCTATAAAACAGCAGCTGAGCATTTTCGAGTAATTGATGATATTACAACTTCTGTTATTGTTCCTTATGGTGGTGGAAAAGAAATTATAGCTGAATTAAACAGTAATAAGACAATTAATGAGTTTACACAACTTTTAAGAAAAGTTCAGCAATATACCATAAATATTTACGATTACGAACGAGAACAATTAGTGAAAAATGATGGATTAGTCAGCTGCCTAGATGGGAAAATCCTAGTATTAAAAGAAGGAGCATATGATAAGGAATTTGGTCTCAACCTTGAAAATGACAGCCAGTTGGATGTAAGTATATTTTAAAAGATGCTTACTAAAAGGGGTCTGGGGTCTTAAATAAAATAAAGTACAATCAAAAGGGTGCCAATAACTTTT
This window harbors:
- a CDS encoding CRISPR-associated endonuclease/helicase Cas3 (product_source=KO:K07012; cath_funfam=3.30.2410.10,3.40.50.300; cog=COG1203; ko=KO:K07012; pfam=PF00271,PF01966,PF04851; smart=SM00471,SM00487,SM00490; superfamily=109604,52540; tigrfam=TIGR01587,TIGR01596); the protein is MFIAHIRESDNRIQTVKDHLLEVKDLAESYGEKIGVKHIAGLAGMLHDLGKYTYEFREYILEAVNNPEAPPKKGSVDHSTAGGKLLYELFHTGENIDRYKGIVAEVIGNSIISHHSYLQDFLNPDLESNYLKRVRDKELPEFDRIKQYFFKYVMNERDFHNYVDKAADELKQFLAKESSGNYEKQLMFLTKFVFSALIDADRTNTRLFEENKTNDHINNHEELFDIYYERLMRKINSYSKQKDACTPINLLRKEMSDQCDKFAERASGIYTLSIPTGGGKTLASLRYALKHAKLYSKKHIIFVVPYTTIIEQNAEEVRKILKDDANILEHHSNVIEDIDDDENQDGLISVQQKLKLAKDNWDSPIIFTTIVQFLNVFYANGSRNIRRLHNLSHSVIIFDEVQKVPISCVSLFNQALNFLKTYGCSSIVLCTATQPALDFVEHKLEINTDAEMVKNLDYVINAFKQVEIIDKATNETFNNEKLSNFIEAKISEVQSVLVILNTKSVVKDLYTQLKMKKLNLPIYHLSTSMCAAHRNKILGEIKDHLKEGNKVICVSTQLIEAGVDVSFDCVIRSLAGLDSIAQAAGRCNRHGEKDIQNVYVIDHEEEKLDRLKEIKVGKQVSKRIFIDISRDQTNHGGNILSMQAMERYFKEYYTELESNLNYFIPKLKKEMIELLMSNKKNSTYYQAYYQKNNKLPPLFLVNSYKTAAEHFRVIDDITTSVIVPYGGGKEIIAELNSNKTINEFTQLLRKVQQYTINIYDYEREQLVKNDGLVSCLDGKILVLKEGAYDKEFGLNLENDSQLDVSIF